A segment of the Hallerella succinigenes genome:
AAAGAGGATGACCGTTTTGATGTTTTCGGAAGCGGAAACATCGACTGGAGCCTTTTGAATCGCGTAAAAACGGGTGAAGTTCACGCCCTTGATGTTTTCGAGGTTCGTGCGGAGAACGTCTAAGCCGTAGAGCTTGGCTGCATAGGTGCTTGCAATGCCGCCATCGGTCAGATTTTTGCGTTTGGCGACTTCTTCAGCGGAGCCTGCCGTGTCGAAGAAAATGACCTTTTCAATCGAAGGATTTTCTTCAAAGAAGTGGCTACACTGGGCGAGTGCCTGCGGATGGCTCATCACGTGCTTCAGCGATTCGATAGAAGCGCCTTTGTTGGCGCAAAGGCAATGTTCGATCTGGAGCTGGACTTCTCCGATAATCGGATGACGCCACTTGGCGAGCAGGTCGTAGTTTTCGTAGATTGATCCTGCGGTGGAGTTTTCGATAGGAATCGCTCCGCCGTCTGCCTTGCCGGTTTCGATCGCCTGGTAGATTTCTTCGAAGGTGTCCATCGGAAGAACGTCGATGTCTTCACCGAAAAGGTAACGGGCGGCGGATTCGCTGTATGCGCCTCGGCGTCCTTGGAATGCGATTTTCTTTTTCATTGAATTCTCCGCGCGCCCTTGTAACGGGGCTGCCAGTAAGGGTCGGACATCGGGCTGATCATAACGCCCTTGGATGTACTGGCGTGGGTAAAGCTTCCTTCTTCTAGGTACACGCCGACGTGGTCAACGCCTGCGCCACCGCCGAAGAAGACCAGGTCTCCGGTCTTGAGGTCGTCCTTAGCGATTTTTTTTCCCATCTGGTACATTTGGGATGAACTGTGGGGAAGGGAGACGCCTGTTTTTTCCTTGTAGATATTCATGACGTAGCCCGAACAGTCGGTTCCGTTTCGGGATGCCTTGCCGTATTTGTACGGGGTCCCGATCCACGGCTTGATGATGGTCATCCAGTCGGCGGTCGTCCCGGAGGCGTTTGCCATCACCTGGTTTGTATGCTGTTCGCCCTTGGAAAGCCTGTAGGAACCGGTGGTTCGATCATAGCTTGGACGAAGCGGCATCGTGCAGGCTGTAAAAAAGCACACGAGCGAAGCGCATAAAATGGTACAAGAAAGTTTCATTGGCGTAAAATCTAAAAAAAAGCCGGTCTGTTTGTTATATTAGGGTCATGGACAATGGAATGATCGACTTCCTTTTGAAGTATAATACGAATGCTCCCCGTTATACGAGTTATCCTCCGGCGAATCTTTTTCATGCCGCAGAAAGTAAGGCTCAGGTGGAACGCATATGGCGTGATTCCAACGTTCTCAAGCCTCAGAATGTGAGTTTCTACTTTCACATTCCATTCTGTAAAAAACGCTGCCTCTTTTGTGGCTGTACGGCGGAACTCCTTCCGGGCAAACAGGATGAACTCGTCCGCTACTTTAACGCTCTTTTTGCGGAAATGGACGAAAAGCTCCCGTGGATCGATGCTTCACGTCCGGTGACGCAGGTGCACTTTGGAGGGGGAACGCCTTCTGCTGTTCCGTATTCCTTCCTTGAAAAGATTCTGAACAAATTAAGGGAGCGCTTTACGTTCGCCCCGCATGCAGAAATTGCGATCGAATGCAATCCGTCGTTAATCGACGAGCCGCGCCTGCGGGAACTCGCCCAGATGGGCTTTAACCGCGTGAGCTACGGAATCCAGGATTTCGACCCGCAGGTTTTAAAGAACGTCGGACGCGATCCTTCGATCTTGCCGGTGAAGGAACTCTTGACCCTTTCCCGCGAACTGAACTTTACAGGCATCAATCTGGACCTGATTTACGGTTTGCCTTCACAGACCGAAGCCGCTTTCTATAAGAGCGTCGAACTCGCCGCTGAGGCTCATCCGGACCGCATCGCGCTTTTCAGTTATGCGCACGTCCCTTGGGTCAAAAAGGCGCAGAAGGCGCTCGAAAAGTTCCCGCTGCCGACTCCGCACGAAAAGCTCGGCTTTTTCCTCGAAGCGCGCGATATGTTCAAGAAGGCGGGCTTTGTGGACGTGGGAATGGACCATTTCTGCGACCCGAAGGATTCCTTGTCGATAGCGCTTTCCGAAGGCCTTTTGCACCGTAACTTCCAAGGCTACTGCACACGTGCGACGACCGGTGAAGTTTACGCTTTTGGTTCGAGCGCCATTTCGCAGCTCGATAACGCTTACTCGCAGAACATCCACGAAAGCAGAAAGTACGTGGAACTGCAGGAAGCGCACCAGATGACGGAAATTCGCTGCGAGGAAATTTCATACGAAGAACGGATCATTCGCGACGCCATCGAACATTTGATGTGCAACCGCAAATTGAAAGTCTTAGAAGAAGAAAAACGCGTCCTCGGTGCGGGCTGGGATCGGCTTCTCGCTCTCGAAGATGACAAGCTTTTGGTCAAAAAGTCCGATTTTGAGGTAGAAGCGACTGAACTAGGGACTTTGGTCATCCGTTATCTGGCGATGCAGCTCGATCCGCTGATGCAGAAAGTGCAGCGGGAAGGCGTTTTTTCCAAGACGATTTAAGATTCCGGTGGACGGCTTCCCTTTTTTTTTTATTTTTGGACCACTAAAAACATTTAGAGGTAGTTTCGATATGAAAAAAGTTTTGCTCCCTATTGCGACTGCGGCTATTGCACTTTCCCTTTTTGGTTGCGATAAGTCCGGTACGGTTTCTGGCCAGGTTTTGGATGCTTTCACCGGCAAGCCGATTGAAATGCCGACCGTGTGGATGGATTCCACGATCTACGGTACGCAGAGCCAGAACTACGCATATAAGGATATGCTCAAGGAAGGTAAGTTCAAGTTCGAAGGCGTGTCTGTCGGTTCCTATTTAATCAAGGCCCGCCGTAGCAAGTACATTCTCGGTCAGCAAAAGTTCACGACCACGAACGATAACCCGAACCTTGAAATCACCCTTTACGAATATCCGGACACTGTGTCCCCGGGTATGTACATCGCTGGAGCAGAAGGCGGCACGAAGATTACGAACAACTGGGCTATCTTCTCCACGACTTGCAAGGAATCCGTCGCAGGTCTCCGCACGAGCTTTGAACAGGATATGAGCGCTTCCGCTCCGTCCCAGAAGGGCAAGAAGGCATCCAAGAAGGATATCAAGGTGAACAAGCTCCCAGAACCGAAGGTGATGGACGCTTCCCTTGACGTTCTCTACTGCAACCCGGGTTCTGTGACGGTTGCTGTCGAAGCGGCGGCTTATCCGGCTGTGGCGGCTGCTGTTTCTGCTCACGCAGACTGCCAGGGCTTCGACAATGACAAGAAGGGTATTTTCCCGGACGTCTCGAAGAAGACCGAACTCGCTGTCGAATATAAGGCTGAAGGCCTTTTCTCGGTGAAGGGCAACCTTCCGAAGGGCAAGCAGTTCATCGTGTTTTCTTCCAACGGCAAGACTCTCCAGTCTTACTACGTGGAAGTGAAGTAATTCAGATTTAAATCTTGAAACCCGCGGGCATGGCTTGCGGGTTTCTTTTTATCCTCGGGGAGTTATGAAGCAAGATCAAGTTCCGTTTTCGATTACGCGTAAAGAAGGTTGGATCATTGTTTTGACGCTTTTCGTCCTGGTCGCGGCCTTCCTTGTTTTTAACCATCTTTCGGTTCCGTATGCCAGATCCTGGGATATCGAATGGGGCTATTATGCGACTCTCGGTACCTTCCTTATCCTTGTTTCGGGACTCGTGGTGAACGCAAAAGAAATCTTTGGCCGTGTCAAGAGCCATGTGCCCTCTACCAAAAGTTTAATCGTTCTCGCATTCCTTCTTGTGTTCTTTACGCTTTTTTCGGTGAATCACATCGAGAATTCACACCGAGTCCTTTCGGATGAAACGAGCTGGGAATCGATGGGCTTGCAGATGTACTTTGAGCATTCGGGGGGCGTTTGCAATGAAGGCATTTGGAACGACGGAACCTTAGACTGTAAAGTCGAGGTGAACAACTTCAAAGGCAAGACCCTGGCTTTTGTCTATTCCCTCGTATTCCGGTTCGCCGATCCGAACCGCGATACGGCTTTGCTTGTCAATTTCCCGTTCTACCTGCTAAGCCTTGTGGCATTTTTCCTTGCGCTGTCTATCTGGTTTAAGAATGACTGGCTTGCGCTTGCGGCGACGGTTTTTCTCGGTGGCATGCCGATTTACCTGTTGCAGTCACGGTCCGCTTCGACGGAAGTCCTTTATATTGCAATCCTTTCGCTTTTGATGGCTTGGTATGCACTTGTGCCGCCGAAAGAGGTGAAGTGGAAGCATTTTTTGCTGACGGTTCCGCTGCTCGGCCTTTTTTCGGGAACGCGTCAGGAAACGGTCTTTGCCTTTGTGCCGTTTGCGCTGTATTACGTGCGCTATTTCCGTGGGGAATTTTACAGACTTCCGCTGTTTGTGCTTTCAACGATTGCGGTGAGCTGGCCTGCGGTGAATACGATGGCTGCGTACCGCGGTTATGATTTCCAGGGCGGGACTCATGCTGCGCATTCGCTTTCGAACTTCTGGTTCAACCTCAAGACGGACATTGTGAAGATGATGAACTTCGAAGGCGATCCTTCGCACGGGGGAATTCTCCAGAATCCGTTCTATACGACCTTTACGATAATCCTGCTTTTGGCTACGGCCTGGCTCCTGTATCGCATGATTTTCAAGAAGCGTTACCGCCGTGGTTTTGTACTTGGAATCTTCTTCTGCATTCAAATTTTTGTGATTCTTTTGAACGTGTCGGGAACCTTTGAAATCGACATCAACCAGCGTTACGTGCTGGTTGCCCTTCCGCTGTTTGCGCTGATCATGGCGCTCGGTATCGGGGATTTTGTATCCACCTGTTTCCTAGATGAAAAGCGTTCTGCGATTGTGACGGTTCTTGCGGCCATCGTGCTTTCGGTCGGGCTTGCTCTTGTACATGCGCCTAGCTTTGATGCGAACATGCTCTATTACAAGAACAAGCTTTTGGGCGAAGAGAATTATCTGAATACCTATTTGAAGCAGCTTCCGAAAAAATCGATCTACATCTATTCCCGTCCGTGGCAGATGCTCGCTTCGGGACATTCGAGCTTTAGTGAACGCTCCTTTATGGGGTGGTCTGCAGATGATTTTGCGAAATACCAGGCGATGAGCGGTGGAAACATTTACCTTGTCCGCGGTCAGGATGGCTATGGCAAGGTGAACCGCGAATCCCGTGTCGTAGGCTTTAAAACCACGGACCAGATTAACACGATTCTCGAAGGCTATAAAGTGGAAAAAGTCCTTGCGGAAAACCGTCTGTTCGGTTATCCGCTCACGATCCACAAAATCCTTGCGAAGCACGGACTTTCGATTTACGCACAGGGACTTTCGGTGAGCGAATTCGACAGCAACCGTTTTACGATCACGAAGAATTTCCCGGAATCCGTTGCCTATGATGTTTTTGTGGGCGATTCCTTGCTCGCACATGGAGTCTTGGATTCCGCAACGGATTCTTTGATAATCGCGGAACAGGCTCCGGGGCTTTCCAGATACAACTTCAACTTCTACGTTCCAGAAGATACGATTCGCCTTTCGAGAGATGCTTTTGTTGCAGGCGATGCGGTGCAGCTTCTTTCGACGCTCCCGTTTGAAAGCGTTTCGCAGGACTGGGGGGACGCCCAGCGCGATCAGAGCGTGGAACATCACACGCTTCACGTCGGCGGTGAATTCTACCGTTACGGTTTCGGTTCCCATGCAAATTCTCGCATTGTGCTGGATCTTTGCGCAGACGGTAAGTGCGTTGACGGTTCTCTTAGCGGGACGCTGCATGCGGTCGTCGGTCTTGATGAAGAAAGCGCTTGCGGTGACGGTGCGGAATTTGCCGTTCACGTTGGAGACCGTGAAATCTGGCATTCGAAGCGTTTGTATTCGGGAGATGCGATGAAGCTCCAGATCCCATTGGAAAAGGCTTCGCTTTTGGAACTTCGAGTGATCAAGGGCGACAACATGGATTGTGACCACGGCGACTGGGCTAACGCCTGGATTTCGAATATCGGAGACCGTTAGCATGAAGATCTTGGTGGCGCCGCTTGATTGGGGCCTTGGACATGCGACGCGTACGATTCCGATAATCTATCAGTTTCTTTCGCGCGGTTGGAAGGTCAATCTGGCGGTGTCTGGTCGTGTTGCCGCCTTGTACAAAGGCCAGTTTCCGAATTTGGAACAGATTCCGGTTCCGGGATATCGGATTGAATATCCGAGGCGCGGTTTTGAAATGCCGCTTTGGCTTTTGAAAAATTCCACACGTTTGATGAGCGTGATTCTTCAAGAGCAGAAGGTAGCACAAAAACTGGTGCGGGAACGCGGTTATGACGTAATCTTTTCGGACAACCGTTTTGGATTCCACGCCGAAGGCGCTTACAATATTTACATGACGCATCAGCTGAGTATCGCTTTTCCGGGACCGTTTAAGGCCTTGGAAAAAATCGGTGTAGCTTGGCACAAACGGGAAATGTCCCGCTTTGATACCATCTGGGTTCCGGATTTTTCGGAATATCCTGGAATGGCGGGAAAGCTTTCGCACGTGCCAAAGGCGAAGGCGGAATACGTCGGAGCGCTTTCACGCTTTGCGGATATGGACTTTTTGAATATGCATTGGGAAAAGAAGTATCGCTTCGTCGCGATCCTCTCAGGCCCAGAACCCATGCGCTCTTCATTTGAAAAGGCGCTTCTCAAAGCCTTCGAAAAAATCCCTGGCGAACATGTCATCATTCGAGGATTTCCGGGCGACGCCGCGTTGCCGAAGGCTCCGTCGAATGTCAAACTCTTCAATCATCTAGAAACTGTAGAATTTGCAAGGACCGTGCAGAGCGCGGAATATTGCATTTCCCGTCCGGGCTACAGCACCGTGATGGACATGATTTACCTGGGCGCAAACTGTATTTTTGTGCCGACGCCCGGCCAGACGGAACAGCTTTACTTGGGAAAGACTTTGCACAGCGCTCGAAAGGCGGGACTTTTGAAGCAGGATGAAATCTCTGCCAAGACCTTGACTGCGGCGATGCGTGAAAAGCACAGATCGTGGGACTTTAACGCGTCCGGAAACCAGCTCTCCCAGGCGATTGACCGCTTGGAATCGAAACTTTCTTCCACTGTTTAAGAGGATTCAATGAAACCCTTTACCGTTGCATTCCCGCTCCCGTGTACGCTTGAAGACGCTCCGAAGTTCCTGCTTGAAAAGCTGAACCTCGACACGTCGAAAAAGCAGGTGATGATTCCGGGCTCTTCGATCTTCTATGCGCCGATTCTGCAAGGTGCTGCGGAAGGCCTTGAAACGATCTTTGCAGAACACGCACCGCTTTCGGATGAAGAATCCAAGGCTCTCGCCGCGCACAAGAGCCTTTTCTTTGTGGAATTCTTTGTGAAGAATCCAGATGAATTCAAGTCGTTCCTGTTTGCGGCCAAGAAGATTTTGGACGCGGGTGCTCTCGGTGTTTACGTGGAAAATTCGGGTTGCGCCTGGAGCGCCAAGGCTTTTGCGGACCTTACATCGGGCGAAGTGCCGATGGAAGCTTTTGTGAATGTGATCCAAACTTCGGATTCTCTTTTCACTCTTGGACTTGAACCTTTCAATTTGCCGGACCTTTGCACGGCGGTAAAGGACCCTTTGTCTGTAGATGAATGCCGCGCCGTTTTGATGGCTGCTGCCGCTTCGATTTTTGAAGATGGCGCAGAATACGGTTCGGGCGAAAAGTGGAAGGACGAAGATCGTGAATTCGAATTCAAAAAAGAATCCAAGGCTCCGTTCGGCAAGGACGCTCCGGAATTCAATTCGCAGGGTTACGCAAGACTCGTGCTGCGTTCCAAGTAAAAGCTTAAAACCAAAAAGAAAGGCTCGCCCATGGACGAGTCTTTTCTTTGGAATTTCGAAAAAACTATTCCGGCAGGGATTCGGCGAGGAGCTGCGCCACGTCTGCTGGATTCGAATGGGTGAGCATCCCCTGGTTGAATTCGATTTCGAAACCCAGATACTCCGAATCCTTGTACTGCTTGCGAAGTGCGGTCGCGTGTCCGTCGGTCTTGCCAAGGTACGGGTAGTTAAAACGGACGCGCAGTTCCGGGAAGTAGGTTTCCAGGTTTTTCTTGAGAGCCTTGGCGTAGGCGGCTTCCTTTTTGCGGGAAGGGTCGTACAGAATGCCGATGTCCGCATTGCGCACCTTACCATCGAGTTCCGGGGTAAAGCTATGGATGGAAAGGTGAATGATTTGGGAAGGATTCTTTTTGGAAAGCTCCGCCTTGACCGCACCGAGAAAAGCGTCGCGGAAACCGTCCCAGTAGCCTTCCATGCGTTGCTTTTCCACATCGGTCGCCTGTTCGGTGAATTCCGAGTAACGGTGGTTCTTGTTGCTGTTGCGGTTCAGGTCGATCGCAAGGCGGGTATAGGCGCCCTGGATTGCGTACGAGGTACGGAGGATTTTTGCGAGTTCCCAAAAAACGTCTCCGGCACCGATGTCGTAACCGCGGTGCGTTTTTAAGACAGCTTTTGCTTCCTTGCTTTTGAAGTGAGCCTTCAAAAATTCTGGAACGGCGTTCGAAGCGTGTTCACTACTCAAGAAAAGGACGGATTTTTTCTGCATAGCCTATATTATAGAAATTCGTACGCTTCACTCCAGCGAAATAATATTTATTTTTTAGCTAGATCATACGGGAGCTGGTGTGTACCGGCTGAGAGGAAGTTTTTAACTTCGACCGCACCTGATTTGGATAATGCCAACGGAGGTACTATGATAAAAGTAAACGGTGTCGATATCGATACGGATGGAAAATCCTTTGCGGGAAAATCCATCGCCGAATATCTTTCAACCACAAATTTTGATTCGAAACGGATTGCCGTTGAAAAAAACGGTGAAATCGTTCCTAAGGCAAAGTACGCAGAAACGCTCCTCGCGGATGGCGACACCTTGGAAGTGGT
Coding sequences within it:
- a CDS encoding prephenate dehydratase; amino-acid sequence: MKKKIAFQGRRGAYSESAARYLFGEDIDVLPMDTFEEIYQAIETGKADGGAIPIENSTAGSIYENYDLLAKWRHPIIGEVQLQIEHCLCANKGASIESLKHVMSHPQALAQCSHFFEENPSIEKVIFFDTAGSAEEVAKRKNLTDGGIASTYAAKLYGLDVLRTNLENIKGVNFTRFYAIQKAPVDVSASENIKTVILFELANDDKPGALYGALGAFAKRGINMTRIESRPNPDKPWGYIFYASILANPKDPKVIEAFEELNRYTNFTYRLGSFVRGKTERLKYEA
- a CDS encoding C40 family peptidase, whose translation is MPLRPSYDRTTGSYRLSKGEQHTNQVMANASGTTADWMTIIKPWIGTPYKYGKASRNGTDCSGYVMNIYKEKTGVSLPHSSSQMYQMGKKIAKDDLKTGDLVFFGGGAGVDHVGVYLEEGSFTHASTSKGVMISPMSDPYWQPRYKGARRIQ
- the hemN gene encoding oxygen-independent coproporphyrinogen III oxidase, which produces MDNGMIDFLLKYNTNAPRYTSYPPANLFHAAESKAQVERIWRDSNVLKPQNVSFYFHIPFCKKRCLFCGCTAELLPGKQDELVRYFNALFAEMDEKLPWIDASRPVTQVHFGGGTPSAVPYSFLEKILNKLRERFTFAPHAEIAIECNPSLIDEPRLRELAQMGFNRVSYGIQDFDPQVLKNVGRDPSILPVKELLTLSRELNFTGINLDLIYGLPSQTEAAFYKSVELAAEAHPDRIALFSYAHVPWVKKAQKALEKFPLPTPHEKLGFFLEARDMFKKAGFVDVGMDHFCDPKDSLSIALSEGLLHRNFQGYCTRATTGEVYAFGSSAISQLDNAYSQNIHESRKYVELQEAHQMTEIRCEEISYEERIIRDAIEHLMCNRKLKVLEEEKRVLGAGWDRLLALEDDKLLVKKSDFEVEATELGTLVIRYLAMQLDPLMQKVQREGVFSKTI
- a CDS encoding carboxypeptidase-like regulatory domain-containing protein — translated: MKKVLLPIATAAIALSLFGCDKSGTVSGQVLDAFTGKPIEMPTVWMDSTIYGTQSQNYAYKDMLKEGKFKFEGVSVGSYLIKARRSKYILGQQKFTTTNDNPNLEITLYEYPDTVSPGMYIAGAEGGTKITNNWAIFSTTCKESVAGLRTSFEQDMSASAPSQKGKKASKKDIKVNKLPEPKVMDASLDVLYCNPGSVTVAVEAAAYPAVAAAVSAHADCQGFDNDKKGIFPDVSKKTELAVEYKAEGLFSVKGNLPKGKQFIVFSSNGKTLQSYYVEVK
- a CDS encoding NPCBM/NEW2 domain-containing protein, producing MKQDQVPFSITRKEGWIIVLTLFVLVAAFLVFNHLSVPYARSWDIEWGYYATLGTFLILVSGLVVNAKEIFGRVKSHVPSTKSLIVLAFLLVFFTLFSVNHIENSHRVLSDETSWESMGLQMYFEHSGGVCNEGIWNDGTLDCKVEVNNFKGKTLAFVYSLVFRFADPNRDTALLVNFPFYLLSLVAFFLALSIWFKNDWLALAATVFLGGMPIYLLQSRSASTEVLYIAILSLLMAWYALVPPKEVKWKHFLLTVPLLGLFSGTRQETVFAFVPFALYYVRYFRGEFYRLPLFVLSTIAVSWPAVNTMAAYRGYDFQGGTHAAHSLSNFWFNLKTDIVKMMNFEGDPSHGGILQNPFYTTFTIILLLATAWLLYRMIFKKRYRRGFVLGIFFCIQIFVILLNVSGTFEIDINQRYVLVALPLFALIMALGIGDFVSTCFLDEKRSAIVTVLAAIVLSVGLALVHAPSFDANMLYYKNKLLGEENYLNTYLKQLPKKSIYIYSRPWQMLASGHSSFSERSFMGWSADDFAKYQAMSGGNIYLVRGQDGYGKVNRESRVVGFKTTDQINTILEGYKVEKVLAENRLFGYPLTIHKILAKHGLSIYAQGLSVSEFDSNRFTITKNFPESVAYDVFVGDSLLAHGVLDSATDSLIIAEQAPGLSRYNFNFYVPEDTIRLSRDAFVAGDAVQLLSTLPFESVSQDWGDAQRDQSVEHHTLHVGGEFYRYGFGSHANSRIVLDLCADGKCVDGSLSGTLHAVVGLDEESACGDGAEFAVHVGDREIWHSKRLYSGDAMKLQIPLEKASLLELRVIKGDNMDCDHGDWANAWISNIGDR
- a CDS encoding glycosyltransferase; this encodes MKILVAPLDWGLGHATRTIPIIYQFLSRGWKVNLAVSGRVAALYKGQFPNLEQIPVPGYRIEYPRRGFEMPLWLLKNSTRLMSVILQEQKVAQKLVRERGYDVIFSDNRFGFHAEGAYNIYMTHQLSIAFPGPFKALEKIGVAWHKREMSRFDTIWVPDFSEYPGMAGKLSHVPKAKAEYVGALSRFADMDFLNMHWEKKYRFVAILSGPEPMRSSFEKALLKAFEKIPGEHVIIRGFPGDAALPKAPSNVKLFNHLETVEFARTVQSAEYCISRPGYSTVMDMIYLGANCIFVPTPGQTEQLYLGKTLHSARKAGLLKQDEISAKTLTAAMREKHRSWDFNASGNQLSQAIDRLESKLSSTV
- a CDS encoding N-formylglutamate amidohydrolase, encoding MQKKSVLFLSSEHASNAVPEFLKAHFKSKEAKAVLKTHRGYDIGAGDVFWELAKILRTSYAIQGAYTRLAIDLNRNSNKNHRYSEFTEQATDVEKQRMEGYWDGFRDAFLGAVKAELSKKNPSQIIHLSIHSFTPELDGKVRNADIGILYDPSRKKEAAYAKALKKNLETYFPELRVRFNYPYLGKTDGHATALRKQYKDSEYLGFEIEFNQGMLTHSNPADVAQLLAESLPE
- the thiS gene encoding sulfur carrier protein ThiS encodes the protein MIKVNGVDIDTDGKSFAGKSIAEYLSTTNFDSKRIAVEKNGEIVPKAKYAETLLADGDTLEVVSFVGGG